Proteins found in one Oncorhynchus gorbuscha isolate QuinsamMale2020 ecotype Even-year linkage group LG15, OgorEven_v1.0, whole genome shotgun sequence genomic segment:
- the LOC123997904 gene encoding uncharacterized protein LOC123997904 isoform X1, with the protein MLQCNEKCEILPERSLQLQLHALSKSMSCCAVERLCVYLLSSRTITEYESQVIWSQRTDMEKAAKLLQVVLKKGRNACLLFFDSLEKCCQCPPQFERVTGLPERRRTNTAPTYVINISHSNLSNCIIGDGNFQGVTTCIQQPQSMGSEDARHETMGGNVTSDHQRAVQVCLDPELQRSVQVYGSQLQYVIIGDNNSLQAEDTPEEEEEEEEKLINESS; encoded by the exons ATGTTACAATGTAACGAAAAATGCGAGATTTTACCTG AAAGGAGTTTACAACTTCAGTTACACGCTCTTAGCAAATCTATGTCATGCTGTGCAGTGGAAAGGCTGTGCGTGTACTTGTTGAGCTCCAGGACCATCACAGAGTACGAGAGCCAGGTGATCTGGTCCCAGAGAACAGACATGGAGAAGGCTGCCAAACTGCTCCAGGTGGTGCTGAAGAAAGGTCGCAACGCCTGTCTGCTCTTTTTCGACTCACTAGAAAAGTGTTGCCAGTGCCCACCACAGTTCGAAAGAGTTACAGGCCTCCCAG agaggaggaggaccaaCACTGCCCCAACTTACGTCATCAACATCAGCCATTCCAATTTGAGTAACTGCATCATTGGAGATGGCAACTTTCAAGGAGTGACAACGTGTATACAACAACCTCAGAGCATGGGTTCAGAGGATGCTAGGCATG AGACAATGGGAGGCAACGTCACCAGTGATCACCAGAGAGCAGTACAGGTCTGTCTAGATCCAGAGCTCCAGAGGAGTGTCCAGGTCTACGGGTCCCAACTGCAGTATGTCATCATCGGGGACAACAACAGCCTGCAGGCTGAAGACACAccggaagaggaagaagaggaagaagaaaaacTCATTAATGAAAGTAGCTGA
- the LOC123997904 gene encoding uncharacterized protein LOC123997904 isoform X2: MSCCAVERLCVYLLSSRTITEYESQVIWSQRTDMEKAAKLLQVVLKKGRNACLLFFDSLEKCCQCPPQFERVTGLPERRRTNTAPTYVINISHSNLSNCIIGDGNFQGVTTCIQQPQSMGSEDARHETMGGNVTSDHQRAVQVCLDPELQRSVQVYGSQLQYVIIGDNNSLQAEDTPEEEEEEEEKLINESS; the protein is encoded by the exons ATGTCATGCTGTGCAGTGGAAAGGCTGTGCGTGTACTTGTTGAGCTCCAGGACCATCACAGAGTACGAGAGCCAGGTGATCTGGTCCCAGAGAACAGACATGGAGAAGGCTGCCAAACTGCTCCAGGTGGTGCTGAAGAAAGGTCGCAACGCCTGTCTGCTCTTTTTCGACTCACTAGAAAAGTGTTGCCAGTGCCCACCACAGTTCGAAAGAGTTACAGGCCTCCCAG agaggaggaggaccaaCACTGCCCCAACTTACGTCATCAACATCAGCCATTCCAATTTGAGTAACTGCATCATTGGAGATGGCAACTTTCAAGGAGTGACAACGTGTATACAACAACCTCAGAGCATGGGTTCAGAGGATGCTAGGCATG AGACAATGGGAGGCAACGTCACCAGTGATCACCAGAGAGCAGTACAGGTCTGTCTAGATCCAGAGCTCCAGAGGAGTGTCCAGGTCTACGGGTCCCAACTGCAGTATGTCATCATCGGGGACAACAACAGCCTGCAGGCTGAAGACACAccggaagaggaagaagaggaagaagaaaaacTCATTAATGAAAGTAGCTGA